A genomic window from bacterium includes:
- the rplE gene encoding 50S ribosomal protein L5, giving the protein MAAATKPRLRELYESNAVSALQEKFAYKSAMQIPRPVKVVINMGLGKSHTNPKILETACAELETITGQKAVQTKARKSISNFKLREGMAIGARVTLRDRQMWEFLDRFINVALPRIRDFRGVPTRFSGAGDYTLGLKDQLIFPEIEYDKVDEPRGMNVTIVTTATNDEEGRELLRLLGMPFRR; this is encoded by the coding sequence ATGGCTGCAGCCACCAAACCCCGCCTGCGGGAACTGTACGAGAGCAATGCGGTCTCGGCCCTGCAGGAGAAGTTTGCGTACAAGTCCGCGATGCAGATCCCGAGGCCCGTGAAGGTCGTGATCAACATGGGACTGGGCAAGTCGCACACCAACCCGAAGATCCTCGAGACGGCGTGCGCTGAGCTCGAGACGATCACCGGGCAGAAGGCCGTGCAGACGAAGGCCCGCAAGTCGATCTCGAACTTCAAGCTGCGCGAGGGCATGGCCATCGGGGCCCGCGTGACCCTGCGCGACCGGCAGATGTGGGAGTTCCTGGACCGGTTCATCAACGTGGCCCTGCCGCGGATCCGGGATTTCCGGGGCGTGCCGACCCGCTTCAGCGGCGCCGGCGACTACACCCTGGGCCTGAAGGACCAGCTGATCTTCCCGGAGATCGAGTACGACAAGGTCGACGAGCCGCGCGGCATGAACGTGACCATCGTCACCACCGCCACGAACGACGAGGAAGGCCGCGAACTGCTGCGCCTTCTGGGTATGCCCTTCCGGCGCTAG